The DNA segment TTCAACCGAATGAATAAATTCAGGTTTAAGGGATGGATTACCAGCTCTAATGTTTCTTGGATCCTGGTATTCTGGAAATGGATTGAGATCATCACCTTCGGGTCTGTTAGCACGTTTACTGTAATTTAGCTGAAGCTGCATCAACTCGCTTAGTTTATAGCTTAGATGAAGTGTAGGATAAATATTGAAATAATTATTCGTAATTATATTATTTCTTGAAACAAGATTTGCTTTTATAAATGCCTGCTCGCCTCTCAATCCGCCTAAAACACCAAATGAACCAAATGAATTTGAGTAAGTTGTATAAATGGCATGAATATCTTCGTTGTAGATAAAGTGATTTGTTTTTTCAATGTCCGTAATAAATTTCTGTCTTACAGGATCAAAAGCATCGCCATAAAAATCCAAATCAGTTTTATTCAACTCACCATTATATCCTGCTTCAAAAGTTTCACTCTCACTTATTGGATAAGAATACTCAGCCAGCAGTTGAATTTTATTCTCATCTTGTTTAATCAAAGTATTATCATATTCGTTATAGATGGAAGGAACCCGATAAGTATTTGTGTAATGATTATCCTCTACTTCCGGAGAAAATGAATCGTTTACTTCAAATCTAATTTTATGATCATCTCCGGAAAAGTTGTGCTGGAAATATGCTGTGGCATCTCCTTCTTTTTCATATTCATAGTCAACTCTGCTTCTGTCATAATCCGTTGTAATGGTTTGATTCTTATCCCTTAAAACTTTTGTTGAAATATCATCACGTGTAAAACCCCTGTAAAAATAATTTCCAGTTATACCTAAACTGTTCGCTTCGTCCATATCATAATCAAGCCCAAGCATGCCTCCCCTGGAAAGAGGTCTCGATAACGATTTACTATGATCACTATAGAATCCAGAAATATTCGTTCCATCGCCATATTGCGTTCTGATATCTGATGAAATAATGTTACGGTCATCCTGCCTGATACTCAAGCTTCCAAAATAATTTACTTTGCCTGGTTTATAATTTAGAGCTGTGTTTCCATTGTACCTTTTTTGATTGCCAATACTGGCTGTAATGTTTCCATTTAATCCTGTGCCAGTTTCTTTTTTTAGTACAAGGTTTATAATTCCCGAAGTTCCATCCGGCTTGTATTTAGCAGATGGATTTGTAATTACTTCAATCCTTTCAATGGTATTAGCCGGCATCTGCTGCAATACATCTGCTCGAGTTTTTCCCATAAGCGGCGATGTTTTTCCATTTATAAGTATCAAAACATTGGAGGATCCTCTCAGGCTTACATTGCCATCAATATCAACCTGAACAGAAGGTATATTTTGTAATAACTCACTAACCGTTCCTGTTTTGCTAAGAATATCCATTTGCACATTATATATTTTTCTATCAATTGAATTACTCATAAGAATTTTATTGGATGTTACTGAGATTTCATCAAGAATAACTTCTGTTGAAGTTAATAAAATATTTCCGGCATTAACTTCCTTGTTCTTTGATGTTATCGAAATCGTGGTTGTGTTTTTAGTTATATAACCAACAGAGCTGATTCTTAAAAAATAATTTCCAAAGGGTATCTCTGGTATTTCGAATTTCCCCTTATTATTAGTAAGTGAACCAGTAATTGTGCTGCTGTCTGAATTTTTAATTACGCTGATGCTTGCAAACTCGATGGGTTGATGATTTGCTGAGTCTGAAACTGTTCCAGATAAAACGCCCACATTCTGTGCATTCGTATTTTTCCCAAGTATTAAAATGATTGATACTAAAAAAAATATTAGCTTATTTTTCATTTATCTCTCTATTGATTGAATTTTTCTAATCCGAAATATAAAAACAGATTTTGAAGAAACTCTGAAGATTTTTAGACACTATTTTTTTATCACTTATTCCTTTTCTGTTTATCCTTATTTGGTCTTCAACTTTTCAACAAAGGAATAATTATGTAGAAACTTCTGAAAAATTCAGAATGACAAGTTCTGCAACAGCCTGCGTTAGGCACATAGGCGTCAACTTAAGGAAATTTTGTACTTGAATAACTCCGGCATTTATGCCGGAGTATCGGAATCCTCAAAAAATCCTGGACTTTAGTCCAACCTACTTGCAGTAGGCAAGTACAATCCTATTGTTGGGCTAAAGCCCTAAATTCTTAGAGAATATTCTTTCCCCGACTTGAAAACCTGCCTACGGTAAGCAGGGTCGGGGCTATTTTCATCATAAACTAAATATTTTACCTTAAGTTGACTCCTATGTGCGTTAGGCAAGGTTCGCTTACCTTAAGCTGCAAACAATTCTTCACGGCAGGAACACAAATTGTTTAATTGGGAAGCTGAAAGTTTTTCAATTTCTGTTTTGCTGGTGCTGACTGATAATTGGTCTAATTATTTTATTAGAAGCTGACTAATGGTACGCCTATAATAAAGAAAATAAACCAACTAATAAATAACTGTACAAAGGGAACAGTTGGATTAAGAGAATACCTGGCTTCCAAAGGATTTCAAAAAAAATTATTACGAAAATATGTGAGCGGAACCCGGCTTGAAAGTTTAGATTACGGTGCTTACAAATTAGCTAATGATGAGATAGATTGGTATGGAGCACCAAACACTTTACAAAAGCAAAATAGGTTGCTGTACATCCTGGTGGTAAGACAGCATTAGAATTAAAAGGATATGCCCACAGGAAATCCTTCTTTGTTGACGACCAAGCCAACAGCTATTTGCGGTTGATTAGATTTATTGTCTTTAGAAAATCCGGTTTTACGAAAATCATCAGATATGAATTTTTCAAAGTATAAAGTAGTTACATCGTAGAAGACTATTGCAAAGTCAAAATCAAATTCCTTTACATCAAAGTTAATTGTTAGCTCTTCTGCTTTATCTTTTAGTTTTAGTATTGCTGGAAGTAAATCGTAAATGGTTTGTCTTCGATGTTTTTTGTTGAAATAATTTTCTGAAATCTCAAACGAAAGTAATTTTGAAACTGGTTCAATAATGCGGATAGTAACCAAATCATTAAGTAATTTGTTATTAAAACAAGTGTAACCTAATCTTGCTTGTAATTTGTACAAGGTCTCGTATAAAAACGTGTACTGAAATCCAAGAGATTCACATTGCTCGATAGAAATGAAACGTTCTTCTTGTGGAAACAAAGAAATTTGTTTTGTTTAATAACTTTTAACGAAGTCATAAGTTTCGTATTTTCATTGCAGAATAAATAAAGATTATGAAAAACAATTTCTCTATACTCGGTAAACCAATAGTCCGGCAGGATGGATTGGAAAAAGTAACTGGCAAAGCTAAGTTTGGCAATGATTATAATTTCCCGGGACAGCTTTATGGGGTAATGGTCCGCATCCCTGTGGCTCATGCAAAAATCAAATCGATTGATTACTCCGGTTTGCAAAACAATCCTGCTATTAAAACCATCTGCGATGCAAGCGATATTCCAGGAGAGAAAAACGTAGGACCAACAAAAAAAGATCAACCAATTTTTTCGTCTGATAAAATCGTTACTCCAGGTGATGTTGTTGCAATGTTGGTTGGCGAAAATGAAGAAGAGCTTCTAAAGCTTCGCCACCTTGTAAAAATTGACTATGAATCGCTTCTGGTTCTTACCGATCCAACAAAAGCTATGGACGAAGATGCAATTCTTATTCATCCGGAATTTCCTAACAATGAAATCATCCATCATCCATTGCGCAAAGGAAATATAGAAAAAGGTTTTTCTGAGAGCGATTTTATAATTGAACAGACTTACTCAACTCAACTTGTAGAGCACGCGTATATCGAACCGGAAGTAGTTATTGCAATTCCTCTTGAAGGAAATAAGGGAATTAAAATTATCGGAAGCATCCAGAATCCGCACACAACAAGAAAAATTGTAGCAATGGCTTTAAACTGGCAGCTTACAAAAGTGCGCGTAATTCAGGCAGAACTTGGCGGATCTTTTGGTGGAAAAGATGATACAATGAATATACTTTCTGCACGTGCAGCGGTTGCTGCAATTAAAACTGGTAAGCCAGTTAAGATTCGTTACCGGAGAGAAGAATCCATCCTCGAATCGTACAAACGCCATCCATATATTATGAACTACAAAGTTGGCGTTGCTGCTGATGGAAAGATTAAAGCAATGAAAATAAATATCATTGCAGATGGAGGAGCTTATGCTTCAATGAGCCCGTTCGTTACCTGGCGCACTGTTGTTCAGGCTACTGGTCCTTACGAGATAGAAAATGTTTGGACTGACGTGCGGGCAGTTTATACAAATAATCCTTATACCGGAGCAATGCGCGGGTTTGGCTCACCTCAACCAATCTTTGCACAGGAATCGCTGATGGATGATCTGGCAATTAAACTTGGAATTACTCCAGAGGATATCCGGCGCATAAATGGATTAAAGATAGGATCGATAACTGCAACTGGGCAAAAATTAGAGAATCATGATATTAATCTTATTAAAGTAATGGAAACCGCAATTGAGCAAACTGATTATACTAAGAAATGGCTGGAAAATAGTTTCTTCAATCAGTCACTCAGAATTGAAGAACGATTCAAAGTAGTAAAGGATTTAAACATTGATGAAGTTATTCTGGAAGAAAAAGATTTTATTGCTCCGGATAATTTGTTCAAGAAAGGAATCGGTTTAGCAGTTAGTTTCCGCGGATGCTCTCTTGGAGCAGAAGGAATAGATGCCGCTGCGGCTTATCTTTCAGTTCAATCCGATGGTTCGGTTTATCTTCTTTCTGGCTTAGCCGAAAATGGACAAGGATTAAGAACCACTTTTTCAATCATTGCGGCAGAAGCGCTTGGAATATCTGTTGAAAATATTTTTTATTTAGAATTGGATACTGGAATTATTCCGGATAGTGGTCCAACCGTTGCTTCACGTTCTACGCTTATGGGCGGTGGTGCTGTTAAATCAGCAGCAGAAATTATCCGCGAAAGATTTAAATCGCTGTTAATAGAAGAATGGAAATTAGCGGAAAGCGATGATCTAATATTTGAAAATAATCTGGTTTACATTAAAGAAAATTCTGAAACGCAAATTTCATTTTCTGAACTTTGTTCACTTGCGAGTAAAAAAGGAATAAGCCTGGCAGCAATAGGCTGGTATGAAGGACCAAAAGTTGGCTGGGATGAAGAAACTGGGCAAGGTGATGCCTACTTTACTTATGTTTACGGCTGCCAGGTTGCAGAAGTAACTGTTAACGTTGGAACCGGCGAAGTATATTTAGATAAAGTTACTGCTGTTCACGATCCTGGGAAAGTAATTAATCTGCTTGGTGCAAAAGGACAGGTTTACGGTGGTGTTACCCAGGGAGCCGGATATGCTTTGTGGGAGGAAGTCAGCAGTCACGAAGGATTTATAAGGGAACTGAATTTCGATCAATATTTAATTCCAACCAGCAAAGATGTTGGAGAAATTATTCCCGTCTTTGTAGAAGGAGAAGATAATTTTGGTGCATGGGGCGGAAAATCTCTTGGTGAACCAACGCTCGAATTAACCTCTGCGGCAATTGTAAATGCAATCCGTAATGCTACTGGCAAAAGATATTTTCAACTTCCACTTAATCTGGAAGAAATTATTTTACGGAGAAAGTTGCATCCGGAAGATTTGAAAAGAGGGAGCACAAAATGATTCCGAAATTTAATTTTGTACGCCCCAATAATTTAAATGAGATTCTGGAAATACTGCATCAACAAAAGGATCGGGCAAAAATACTTGCTGGTGGGACTGATATAATTCCCGGATTCCAAATTGAATCGAAGAGATTTACAGACATTAACTTAATTGTTGATATAAACAGAATTGATGAATTAAAAACAGTTGAGAAAGTGCACGATAAAATTAGAATTGGAAGCGCTGTTACTTTTTCAGAAATTAATAACAACAAACTTCTCCAGGATAAGTTTCCGCTTTTAACAAAAGCAACTTTAACCATAGGAAGTTTGCAGATTAGAAACCGCGCAACAATTGCCGGTAACTTTGTTAACAACGCGCCCTGCGCGGATAGTGTTCCACCGCTGTTAGTTTATAATGCAATTGTAAAAATACAATCCCTGCTAAGTGTTCGGGAAATTTCATTGCAGGAATTTTTGGTTTCACCATATAAAACTCAACTTAAAC comes from the Ignavibacteriales bacterium genome and includes:
- a CDS encoding AbiEi antitoxin N-terminal domain-containing protein — its product is MNQLINNCTKGTVGLREYLASKGFQKKLLRKYVSGTRLESLDYGAYKLANDEIDWYGAPNTLQKQNRLLYILVVRQH
- a CDS encoding TonB-dependent receptor, which codes for MKNKLIFFLVSIILILGKNTNAQNVGVLSGTVSDSANHQPIEFASISVIKNSDSSTITGSLTNNKGKFEIPEIPFGNYFLRISSVGYITKNTTTISITSKNKEVNAGNILLTSTEVILDEISVTSNKILMSNSIDRKIYNVQMDILSKTGTVSELLQNIPSVQVDIDGNVSLRGSSNVLILINGKTSPLMGKTRADVLQQMPANTIERIEVITNPSAKYKPDGTSGIINLVLKKETGTGLNGNITASIGNQKRYNGNTALNYKPGKVNYFGSLSIRQDDRNIISSDIRTQYGDGTNISGFYSDHSKSLSRPLSRGGMLGLDYDMDEANSLGITGNYFYRGFTRDDISTKVLRDKNQTITTDYDRSRVDYEYEKEGDATAYFQHNFSGDDHKIRFEVNDSFSPEVEDNHYTNTYRVPSIYNEYDNTLIKQDENKIQLLAEYSYPISESETFEAGYNGELNKTDLDFYGDAFDPVRQKFITDIEKTNHFIYNEDIHAIYTTYSNSFGSFGVLGGLRGEQAFIKANLVSRNNIITNNYFNIYPTLHLSYKLSELMQLQLNYSKRANRPEGDDLNPFPEYQDPRNIRAGNPSLKPEFIHSVEFGFLWQSDILTIIPSVFYRNRYNGITTITKAINDTTLLTTRENLSSDQSAGLEVVFSGSYEKFITANLSGNAFYEKIDASNLGFSNNKSTITYSGNMSCNANLTSTTMLQINSNYRSARLTPQGEYKPSFVFNLGVRQDLFDDKLSVVFTISDLFKTLTREMNLDISWMRQSTTNSRDSRIMYLGVTYHLGKPSKKTKEKAIQYDNGI
- a CDS encoding xanthine dehydrogenase family protein molybdopterin-binding subunit translates to MKNNFSILGKPIVRQDGLEKVTGKAKFGNDYNFPGQLYGVMVRIPVAHAKIKSIDYSGLQNNPAIKTICDASDIPGEKNVGPTKKDQPIFSSDKIVTPGDVVAMLVGENEEELLKLRHLVKIDYESLLVLTDPTKAMDEDAILIHPEFPNNEIIHHPLRKGNIEKGFSESDFIIEQTYSTQLVEHAYIEPEVVIAIPLEGNKGIKIIGSIQNPHTTRKIVAMALNWQLTKVRVIQAELGGSFGGKDDTMNILSARAAVAAIKTGKPVKIRYRREESILESYKRHPYIMNYKVGVAADGKIKAMKINIIADGGAYASMSPFVTWRTVVQATGPYEIENVWTDVRAVYTNNPYTGAMRGFGSPQPIFAQESLMDDLAIKLGITPEDIRRINGLKIGSITATGQKLENHDINLIKVMETAIEQTDYTKKWLENSFFNQSLRIEERFKVVKDLNIDEVILEEKDFIAPDNLFKKGIGLAVSFRGCSLGAEGIDAAAAYLSVQSDGSVYLLSGLAENGQGLRTTFSIIAAEALGISVENIFYLELDTGIIPDSGPTVASRSTLMGGGAVKSAAEIIRERFKSLLIEEWKLAESDDLIFENNLVYIKENSETQISFSELCSLASKKGISLAAIGWYEGPKVGWDEETGQGDAYFTYVYGCQVAEVTVNVGTGEVYLDKVTAVHDPGKVINLLGAKGQVYGGVTQGAGYALWEEVSSHEGFIRELNFDQYLIPTSKDVGEIIPVFVEGEDNFGAWGGKSLGEPTLELTSAAIVNAIRNATGKRYFQLPLNLEEIILRRKLHPEDLKRGSTK
- a CDS encoding FAD binding domain-containing protein; the protein is MIPKFNFVRPNNLNEILEILHQQKDRAKILAGGTDIIPGFQIESKRFTDINLIVDINRIDELKTVEKVHDKIRIGSAVTFSEINNNKLLQDKFPLLTKATLTIGSLQIRNRATIAGNFVNNAPCADSVPPLLVYNAIVKIQSLLSVREISLQEFLVSPYKTQLKPDEVVTEILLPIPADNFNGDFYKLGRRRGVAISRITLALLCKTNNSIIDEIRIASGAITPIGKRFYELEKFAQGKSTDSDFFKTLSIELGRKILEESGSRWSSPYKLPVVQQMFYQLLERVCR